A single region of the Vicia villosa cultivar HV-30 ecotype Madison, WI linkage group LG4, Vvil1.0, whole genome shotgun sequence genome encodes:
- the LOC131595806 gene encoding phosphate transporter PHO1: protein MVKFSKELEAQLIPEWKDAFVNYKMLKKHIKKIKFSRVPKQDQTPEKDFGYSIFDSVRFVADKLFSSSDNNKQNIIQVRRKIMEDSEEEVYETELAQLFSEEDEMHVFFATLDEELNKVNQFYRKQENEFIERGDMLTKQLQILLDLKQLITDRRRKNNVPTRSSNGETFARSPDQSSHYSESCGESDETNSENSQMDEVISTLAKNGVNFVNSATRVKTKKGKPKTAMRIDIPATTPTKAITAVTSILWEDLVNSPVKEGYGDFINKRKIQYAEKMIRSAFVELYKGLGLLKTYSSLNIVAFSKILKKFDKVACQTASASYLKTVKRSHFISSDKVVRLMDEVESIFTKHFTSNDRKKAMKFLKPQVQKGSHMVTFFVGLCTGCFVSLFCVYAILAHLCGIFSPNTEAAYMEAVYPVFSVFALFSLHLFMYGCNLYMWKATRINHNFIFEFSPSTALKHRDAFLICTVFMTAVVGAMVLHLLLRAAGFFPGNVDAIPGILLLFFIAMLICPLDIFYRPTRFCFIRVIRNIICSPFYKVLLVDFFMADQLTSQIPLLRHLETTSCHILSRVFKTHHPETCSSGRLYIEITYIISFLPYFWRALQCVRRWYDDSDVAHLANMGKYISAMVAAGARVTYGRQDNNIMFFIVIITSVTATMYQLYWDFVKDWGFLNPNSRNAWLRDDLVLKNKSIYYMSMALNVVLRVTWTETVMHLRVGPIQTRLLDFMLASLEVIRRGHWNFYRLEHEHLNNVGHYRAVKTVPLPFRDADSD from the exons ATGGTGAAGTTCTCAAAAGAGCTCGAAGCTCAACTAATACCCGAATGGAAAGACGCATTTGTCAACTACAAGATGCTCAAGAAACATATCAAGAAGATCAAGTTCTCAAGAGTTCCTAAACAAGATCAAACTCCGGAAAAAGACTTCGGTTACTCCATTTTCGATTCGGTCCGGTTCGTCGCCGATAAATTATTTTCCTCTTCAGACAACAATAAACAAAACATCATTCAG GTGAGGAGGAAAATAATGGAGGATAGTGAAGAAGAAGTGTATGAAACCGAGCTCGCGCAATTGTTTTCTGAAGAGGATGAAATGCATGTGTTTTTCGCGACGCTAGATGAAGAGCTTAACAAGGTGAATCAATTCTATAGGAAACAAGAGAATGAGTTTATTGAGAGGGGTGATATGTTAACCAAACAGCTTcagattttgcttgatcttaagCAACTAATAACTGATCGGCGCCGGAAAAATAATGTTCCGACAAGGAGTTCCAACGGCGAGACTTTTGCTCGGTCGCCGGATCAAAGCTCACATTATTCAG aAAGTTGTGGAGAATCAGATGAAACAAATTCAGAAAATTCTCAAATGGATGAAGTGATATCGACATTAGCGAAAAATGGTGTGAATTTTGTGAACTCGGCTACCAGAGTTAAGACGAAAAAAGGAAAACCTAAAACGGCAATGAGAATCGATATTCCGGCCACCACGCCGACAAAGGCTATCACAGCTGTTACTTCCATTTTGTGGGAAGATTTAGTGAATAGTCCTGTAAAAGAAGGGTATGGTGATTTTATTAATAAGAGAAAAATTCAATATGctgagaagatgattagaagtgCTTTTGTTGAGCTTTATAAAGGTCTTGGCCTTCTCAAAACTTACag CTCACTGAATATAGTTGCATTTTCAAAGATACTCAAAAAGTTTGACAAG GTAGCATGCCAAACAGCTTCTGCTAGTTACTTAAAAACTGTGAAAAGATCACATTTCATTAGTTCAGATAAg gtTGTCAGACTAATGGATGAAGTGGAATCCATTTTCACAAAGCACTTTACTAGCAATGATAGAAAAAAAGCAATGAAGTTTTTAAAACCTCAAGTGCAGAAAGGTTCTCATATGGTCACTTTCTTTGTCG gATTATGTACTGGATGTTTTGTATCATTGTTTTGTGTCTATGCAATCTTGGCACACTTGTGTGGAATATTCTCACCTAACACAGAAGCAGCTTATATGGAAGCAGTTTATCCTGTTTTCAG TGTATTTGCATTGTTTAGTCTACACTTGTTTATGTATGGATGCAATTTATATATGTGGAAAGCGACAAGAATCAATCATAATTTCATATTTGAATTCTCGCCGAGCACGGCGCTAAAGCATAGAGATGCTTTTCTGATCTGTACTGTCTTCATGACTGCTGTGGTTGGGGCGATGGTCTTGCACCTTCTTCTAAGAGCTGCAGGGTTTTTTCCTGGCAATGTTGATGCCATTCCGGGAATTTTACTTCTG TTTTTCATAGCTATGCTCATTTGTCCGTTAGATATTTTCTACCGTCCAACACGTTTCTGCTTCATTCGCGTTATTCGTAACATAATCTGCTCTCCTTTTTATAAG GTTCTTCTGGTGGATTTTTTTATGGCTGATCAACTAACTAGTCAG ATACCGTTGCTAAGACACTTGGAGACAACGAGTTGTCACATTTTATCCCGCGTTTTCAAAACGCACCACCCTGAAACCTGTAGTTCTGGACGATTATACATTGAAATAACCTACATCATCTCATTTTTACCATATTTTTGGCGCGCCCTTCAG TGTGTAAGAAGATGGTATGACGACAGCGATGTTGCGCATTTGGCGAACATGGGGAAGTATATTTCAGCAATGGTTGCAGCAGGAGCTAGAGTAACATATGGAAGACAAGATAACAATATAATGTTCTTTATTGTTATAATCACATCTGTGACAGCTACAATGTATCAATTGTATTGGGATTTTGTCAAAGATTGGGGGTTTTTAAATCCTAACTCAAGAAATGCATGGTTAAGAGATGATTTAGTTTTGAAGAATAAAAGCATATACTACATGTCTATG GCATTAAATGTTGTGTTAAGAGTGACTTGGACAGAAACTGTTATGCATCTTAGAGTTGGGCCTATTCAAACAAGGTTGTTGGATTTTATGTTAGCTTCATTGGAGGTTATTCGAAGAGGGCATTGGAATTTTTACAG GTTGGAACATGAGCATCTAAACAACGTTGGTCATTACAGAGCAGTGAAGACGGTTCCGTTACCTTTTCGTGATGCAGATTCAGATTAG
- the LOC131595805 gene encoding KIN14B-interacting protein At4g14310, giving the protein MSTRRSGAAVIDGTVKSTTTRSITPISTSRKLPSLSSNPLSSSKPEKENNNPRRSTSRGPSSNPAQKPVTRPIARVDRRSSSSFSSLPRGRSPSPSDLSQTRRVSVDRNARDPTHLKSRRDSTFKPSDKLRSTEKVKALATTESNGARVEESTNNSNNNNNKHQSKLHEKLAFLEGKVKRIASDIKKTKEMLDLNNPDASKVILSDIQDKISGIEKAMVCVVVSGNENSNTNTNKQVCIVDGVVDDVNGVECLKPVMANSLVKGLNSDELEARLIPHHKLIRDRTLIKDSSVKASVGIKENVRSSVDENSIALKFLATLDETNGYPCDGIEREKSGSSNNQKCDIDMLLEADEKLEEFDDQEKENMKNTQEEEGFVGEETDEAFNFKLNGIGNKVAAAGWFVSEGEAVLLAHDDASCSYYDIANSEEKSVYIPPPGVSPSIWRDCWLIRAQGSDGCSGRYVVAASAGNTMESGFCSWDFYTKEVKAFQLESGTSFSRTALRPLPNNIRRNSTASTLLSAEASQWWYKPCGPLVISTCTSQRGMKVFDVRDGEQVMRWEVPKPVVTMEYSSPLQWRNRGKVVVAESESLSLWDVSSLSPQALVSVPFGGKKISALHVSNTDAELGGGVRKRVSSSEAEGNDGVFCTSDSINILDFRQASGIGLKIPKHGINVQSIFSRGDSLFLGCTTSNPTGKKQPSSLIQQFSLRKQGLFSTYAFPESNVHSHYAAVSQVWGNSDFVMGVCGLGLYVFDTTKDDAESRVLNMDYDTNNGENFREVVGPDDLYWPSFDYMGSRSLLISRDRPAMWRHLIV; this is encoded by the exons ATGTCCACTCGCCGTAGCGGCGCCGCCGTCATCGACGGCACCGTCAAATCCACCACCACCAGATCCATAACCCCTATCTCCACCTCTCGGAAACTCCCCTCCCTTTCTTCCAACCCTTTATCATCTTCCAAACCTGAAAAGGAAAACAATAACCCTCGTAGATCCACTTCCCGTGGACCCAGTTCGAACCCGGCTCAGAAACCCGTAACCCGACCCATTGCGCGCGTTGATCGGAGATCCTCGTCTTCATTTTCGTCACTTCCGAGAGGTAGAAGTCCAAGCCCTTCCGATCTCAGTCAAACACGACGTGTCTCCGTTGACCGGAACGCTAGAGATCCGACCCATTTGAAATCACGCAGAGATTCCACTTTCAAACCATCTGATAAACTCAGAAGCACTGAAAAGGTTAAAGCTTTGGCAACAACAGAATCAAACGGTGCTAGGGTTGAAGAAAGCACCAACAACagcaataacaacaataacaagcATCAGAGTAAGCTTCATGAGAAGCTTGCGTTTTTGGAAGGGAAAGTGAAGAGAATAGCTTCGGATATAAAGAAAACAAAGGAGATGCTTGATTTGAATAACCCAGATGCATCAAAAGTTATACTTTCTGATATTCAAGATAAGATCTCAGGTATTGAGAAAGCTatggtttgtgttgttgtttccGGTAATGAAAATAGTAACACTAACACTAATAAACAAGTGTGTATAGTTGAtggtgttgttgatgatgttaATGGGGTTGAGTGTTTGAAGCCGGTTATGGCTAATAGTTTGGTTAAAGGGTTGAATAGTGATGAGCTTGAAGCTAGGTTGATTCCTCATCACAAGTTGATTAGAGATAGAACGCTGATTAAGGATTCATCGGTGAAGGCAAGTGTGGGAATTAAAGAGAATGTGAGGAGTTCTGTTGATGAAAACTCAATAGCTTTGAAGTTTTTGGCTACGCTTGATGAAACGAACGGTTATCCTTGTGATGGGATTGAAAGAGAAAAGAGTGGTTCGTCGAATAATCAGAAGTGTGATATTGATATGCTACTTGAGGCTGATGAGAAGCTTGAAGAATTTGATGATCAAGAGAAAGAGAACATGAAAAATACACAAGAGGAAGAAGGATTTGTTGGCGAAGAAACTGATGAGGCTTTTAATTTTAAGCTTAATGGGATAGGGAACAAGGTTGCTGCGGCTGGTTGGTTTGTGTCTGAAGGAGAAGCTGTACTTCTTGCTCATGATGATGCATCTTGTTCTTATTATGATATTGCCAATTCTGAG GAAAAATCTGTATATATTCCCCCTCCAGGAGTTTCACCTAGCATATGGAGAGATTGCTGGCTAATTCGCGCTCAAGGTTCGGATGGTTGCTCTGGAAGGTATGTAGTTGCTGCATCCGCTGGCAACACAATGGAATCAGGCTTTTGTTCATGGGATTTTTACACTAAGGAAGTAAAAGCTTTCCAACTTGAGAGTGGAACATCTTTCTCTAGAACAGCACTTCGACCCTTACCGAATAATATTAGAAGGAATTCTACGGCTTCCACCCTTTTATCAGCAGAAGCTAGTCAATGGTGGTATAAACCCTGTGGACCTCTTGTTATCTCTACTTGTACCTCACAAAGAGGAATGAAAGTTTTTGATGTTCGTGACGGAGAGCAAGTGATGAGGTGGGAGGTTCCGAAGCCTGTTGTTACTATGGAGTATTCTAGCCCTTTGCAGTGGAGAAATAGAGGGAAAGTAGTTGTAGCTGAATCTGAATCACTTTCTTTGTGGGATGTGAGCTCACTTAGTCCTCAAGCTTTAGTCTCCGTTCCTTTTGGTGGTAAGAAAATTTCTGCTCTCCATGTGAGCAATACTGACGCAGAGCTTGGTGGAGGGGTCAGGAAAAG AGTAAGTTCGTCCGAAGCTGAAGGAAACGATGGTGTATTCTGCACATCCGATTCTATCAACATATTAGATTTTCGTCAAGCTTCCGGCATAGGCCTCAAGATACCAAAACACGGCATCAACGTACAATCTATTTTCTCTCGCGGAGATTCTCTCTTCCTCGGATGCACCACTTCCAATCCAACAGGAAAAAAACAGCCTTCATCACTGATACAACAGTTTTCATTGCGAAAACAAGGACTATTCAGCACCTATGCATTTCCAGAATCCAATGTACATTCGCATTATGCTGCAGTATCACAAGTTTGGGGTAACTCTGACTTTGTCATGGGTGTTTGTGGCCTAGGACTGTATGTGTTTGACACAACAAAAGATGACGCGGAATCAAGGGTTCTGAATATGGATTATGATACTAATAATGGTGAGAATTTTAGGGAAGTTGTTGGACCTGATGACTTGTATTGGCCTTCATTTGATTATATGGGATCTCGGTCTCTTTTGATATCAAGAGATCGACCTGCTATGTGGAGGCATCTAATAGTATGA